The Campylobacter armoricus sequence AAGTTTTGTTCTAAAATCTTTTGAAAAAAATTTATTTAGTATTTAAAAATTAAAAAAAATTATTAATTATATTTTTATTATAAATACCACAAAATAGCTCTTATATTCTTGATTCTAGTGAAATTTATGATTTTAAAATTTGAAAAAAAATAATCATTATATATTTTTTTGATAATTTTTCATCAAAAATTAATATATTTTTTTAAAGTATTAATAGTTTTAAGAAATTTTAATTTTTTTATATATATAGTAATATAAATATTTTTTATTTTTACAAGGAGAAAATGTGGATAATCTTAAATGGAATTCATTTGATACGCGTTGGATGCTTTCTCTTTTTGGAACAGCAGTTGGTGCGGGTATTTTATTTTTACCTATTAAGGCAGGTGTTGGTGGTTTTTGGCCAGTTGTCGTAATGGCTTTGATAATTTTCCCAATGGTGTATTTAAGTCATAGAGCTTTAAGCCGTTTTGTATGTCAAGCAAATGGTAATGATAAAGATATCACTCATGCGGCTGAAGAGTATTTTGGTAGAAAAGTAAGTATTTTTATTTCTATACTTTATTTTTTTGCAATTTTTCCAATTTGTTTGGCATATTGTGTAGGTATAACTAACACTTTTGAGAGTTTTATTTATAATCAATTCTTGCCGCTTTTAGATCCAAACGGATCTTTAGCAAATACAATTAGTGCTATGTATCAAACAAGCGTAAATGAACAAGGAAAAACCATAGCTAATTTACTTCCATTTTATAGAGCGGTTTTTGCTTTTGTTTTAGTAAGTATTTTTATGCTTATTATGCTTTTTAGTGAAGAGTTGATTACTAAAGTATGTGAATGGCTTGTTTATCCTTTATGTACTATTTTGTTTTTATTTTCATTATATCTTATACCACAATGGTCATTTGAAAGCTTTAGTGCCATTCCTGGAACAAAAGAATTTATTACTATAGTATGGCTTACTTTACCTGTATTAGTTTTTTCATTTAACCACTCACCAGCTATTTCAACATTTTCTTTAAGTGTAAAAAGACAATATCCTGAAAATTCAGTACAAAAAGCAAATCAAGTATTATTTAGAACTTCTGTAATGCTACTTGCTTTTGTTATGTTTTTTGTTGTATCTTGTGTGCTTTCTTTAACTCCTGCAGAACTTGCTGATGCAAGAGCACAAAATATACCTGTTCTCTCTTATTTTGCTAACAAGCTTGATAATCCATTTATTTCTTATGGTGGACCATTGATTGCATTTTTAGCAATTTCTAGTTCATTCTTTGGACATTATTTTGGCGCTAGAGAAGGTGCTTATGGTATAGTTAGAAAATGCTGCAAATTAGCAGGTAATGAAAATCCAGATTTGAAAAAAATTGCAGTTTATTCAACTTTGGTAATGTATATTATTATGCTAATTACTGCTTATATAAATCCAAGTATTTTAGGTTTTATTGAAAGTCTTGGTGGGCCAATTATTGCGGCGATTTTATTCTTAATGCCTATGATTGCAATTTATACTGTTTCAAAAATGAAAAAATTCCAAAACAAAGCTTTAGATGCTTTTGTGTTTATTACAGGTGTTTTGACAATCATCACCGTAATTTATACTTTTTAGGTATGAGTGAATGAGTAGTAATTTAAGTATATTTAAAGTTGGTGTTGGTCCTTCTTCTTCTCATACGCTAGGACCAATGCTAGCAGGCAATATGTTTTGTGAAA is a genomic window containing:
- a CDS encoding aromatic amino acid transport family protein, translated to MLSLFGTAVGAGILFLPIKAGVGGFWPVVVMALIIFPMVYLSHRALSRFVCQANGNDKDITHAAEEYFGRKVSIFISILYFFAIFPICLAYCVGITNTFESFIYNQFLPLLDPNGSLANTISAMYQTSVNEQGKTIANLLPFYRAVFAFVLVSIFMLIMLFSEELITKVCEWLVYPLCTILFLFSLYLIPQWSFESFSAIPGTKEFITIVWLTLPVLVFSFNHSPAISTFSLSVKRQYPENSVQKANQVLFRTSVMLLAFVMFFVVSCVLSLTPAELADARAQNIPVLSYFANKLDNPFISYGGPLIAFLAISSSFFGHYFGAREGAYGIVRKCCKLAGNENPDLKKIAVYSTLVMYIIMLITAYINPSILGFIESLGGPIIAAILFLMPMIAIYTVSKMKKFQNKALDAFVFITGVLTIITVIYTF